From one Rhodovulum sp. ES.010 genomic stretch:
- the ubiA gene encoding 4-hydroxybenzoate octaprenyltransferase has product MPDTAETPEPQGQVADAYKGNWVDREAPDWARPYLRLSRADRPIGTWLLLLPCWWGVALAAAGTGFRWIDIWIVLGTGIGAWLMRGAGCTWNDITDREIDAGVARTRSRPIPSGQVSVTNAVVWMVLQSLTAFLILITFNGAAIAMGVASLGLVAIYPFAKRFTYWPQIFLGLAFNWGALLAWVAHTGSLGWPAVFLYAAGICWTIFYDTIYAHQDKEDDALIGVKSTALLFGDQTALRLQQFLVASLILMALAALGAIGPAENRTAVIVALMGVAGFGAHLYWQLRQLDIDDGDTCLALFRANRDAGLIPVLFFGLAVLA; this is encoded by the coding sequence ATGCCTGACACCGCCGAAACGCCAGAGCCGCAGGGCCAGGTCGCCGATGCCTACAAGGGCAACTGGGTCGACCGCGAGGCACCCGATTGGGCGCGGCCCTATCTGCGGCTGTCGCGCGCGGACCGTCCGATCGGGACGTGGCTCTTGCTGCTGCCCTGCTGGTGGGGCGTGGCGCTGGCCGCGGCCGGCACGGGGTTCCGCTGGATCGACATCTGGATCGTGCTCGGCACCGGGATCGGCGCGTGGCTGATGCGGGGGGCGGGCTGCACCTGGAACGACATCACCGACCGCGAGATCGACGCGGGCGTGGCGCGCACCCGGTCGCGGCCGATTCCCTCGGGGCAGGTGTCGGTGACGAACGCGGTCGTCTGGATGGTGCTGCAATCGCTGACCGCGTTCCTGATCCTCATCACCTTCAACGGGGCTGCCATCGCCATGGGCGTGGCCTCGCTGGGGCTTGTCGCGATCTATCCCTTCGCCAAGCGGTTCACCTACTGGCCGCAGATCTTCCTTGGGCTCGCGTTCAACTGGGGCGCGCTTCTGGCCTGGGTCGCGCATACCGGCTCGCTGGGCTGGCCGGCGGTGTTCCTCTATGCCGCGGGCATCTGCTGGACGATCTTCTACGACACGATCTACGCCCACCAGGACAAGGAGGACGACGCCCTGATCGGGGTGAAGTCCACCGCCCTGCTGTTCGGCGACCAGACCGCGCTGCGCCTGCAGCAGTTCCTGGTCGCGAGCCTGATCCTGATGGCGCTCGCGGCGCTGGGTGCGATCGGCCCGGCCGAGAACCGGACCGCCGTCATCGTGGCGCTGATGGGGGTGGCGGGCTTCGGCGCGCATCTCTACTGGCAGTTGCGCCAGCTCGATATCGACGACGGCGACACCTGTCTTGCATTGTT